One genomic segment of Vibrio quintilis includes these proteins:
- a CDS encoding GNAT family N-acetyltransferase — translation MNELDFRRFWPVFEEIIKAQETYAFDPDMSYLQGYAVWCETPVKTYICEESGQVLGSYYIKPNAMGPGKHICNCGFMVAPKARGKGVARAMCQHAQLKAVKMGFRAMQFNSVVSTNEVAVRLWQKEGFSIIGTVPEAYRHRTLGYVDSLIMHKKLAESDKLPELA, via the coding sequence ATGAATGAACTCGATTTCCGCCGGTTCTGGCCGGTTTTTGAAGAGATTATCAAAGCGCAGGAGACTTATGCATTCGATCCTGATATGAGTTATTTACAAGGGTATGCGGTTTGGTGTGAAACCCCTGTGAAAACATATATTTGTGAGGAAAGTGGTCAGGTTTTAGGGTCTTATTATATCAAACCCAATGCAATGGGGCCCGGAAAGCATATTTGTAACTGTGGGTTTATGGTTGCTCCAAAAGCAAGAGGGAAGGGGGTTGCCAGAGCCATGTGTCAGCATGCTCAACTTAAAGCCGTGAAGATGGGTTTCAGGGCGATGCAATTCAATTCCGTTGTTTCAACTAACGAAGTCGCTGTTCGTCTGTGGCAGAAGGAAGGATTCAGTATTATCGGAACAGTTCCGGAAGCATACAGGCATCGGACTCTGGGATATGTTGACAGTTTGATTATGCATAAAAAACTGGCTGAGTCAGATAAACTTCCGGAACTGGCCTGA